The proteins below come from a single Chryseobacterium nepalense genomic window:
- the ygiD gene encoding 4,5-DOPA dioxygenase extradiol, with translation MNLNDLQNISDLFSNTAKMPVLFLGHGSPMNAIEENQFVQGFRKAASEIPKPNAILCISAHWFTAGTKVTAMPMPRTIHDFGGFPQALFDVQYPAPGSPELAKETAKLLEPVFVEEDHSWGLDHGAWSVIKHMYPEADIPVIQMSIDYSKPPQYHFDLAQKLNKLREKGILIIGSGNIIHNLRLIDWRNINTVGAGWDWAIEAHEKTNNWLLDGNFKNIIEYQNQGISLQYAVPTPDHYLPLIYTLGLKTSSDELSLFNDELIGGSLSMTSVRIG, from the coding sequence ATGAACCTCAACGATCTGCAAAACATAAGTGATCTTTTCAGCAATACCGCAAAAATGCCGGTCTTGTTTCTGGGGCACGGCTCTCCAATGAATGCCATTGAAGAAAACCAGTTTGTACAGGGATTCCGCAAGGCCGCTTCTGAGATTCCGAAACCAAATGCCATTTTATGTATTTCGGCACACTGGTTCACGGCAGGAACTAAAGTGACCGCCATGCCGATGCCGAGAACCATTCATGATTTCGGTGGTTTTCCACAGGCGCTTTTTGATGTACAATATCCTGCTCCGGGATCTCCGGAACTGGCTAAAGAGACCGCTAAATTATTGGAGCCCGTTTTTGTAGAAGAAGACCACAGCTGGGGGCTGGATCATGGTGCATGGTCTGTTATTAAGCACATGTATCCCGAAGCGGATATTCCGGTAATCCAGATGAGCATTGATTATTCAAAACCTCCGCAATATCATTTTGATTTAGCCCAAAAACTGAACAAACTTCGCGAAAAAGGAATTCTGATTATCGGGAGCGGAAATATCATTCACAATTTAAGGCTTATTGACTGGAGAAATATCAATACTGTGGGAGCTGGATGGGACTGGGCCATTGAAGCACACGAAAAAACCAACAACTGGCTATTGGACGGAAATTTTAAAAATATTATTGAATATCAAAACCAGGGAATTTCCCTGCAGTATGCCGTTCCGACTCCTGATCATTATCTTCCCCTAATTTATACACTGGGATTGAAAACTTCTTCAGATGAGCTGTCTTTGTTCAATGATGAACTGATCGGCGGTTCGCTTAGTATGACGAGTGTAAGGATTGGCTGA
- a CDS encoding YceI family protein, with the protein MATKWTLDPAHSELTFKVKHMMISNIKGNFTDFTAEIDADDDSFSNAKTTATIQTASISTHNTDRDNHLRSAEFFNAEANPTITFESSALNNEVTGNLTINGITKPVTLDVDFNGINVDPWGNTKAGFSFEGKINRKDFGLNWNAALEAGGVMVSEEVKIAGELQFVKQA; encoded by the coding sequence ATGGCAACAAAATGGACATTAGACCCGGCACATAGTGAACTTACTTTTAAAGTAAAACACATGATGATCTCTAACATCAAAGGAAACTTTACCGATTTTACAGCAGAGATCGATGCTGATGACGATAGTTTCTCCAACGCTAAAACAACAGCTACCATTCAGACGGCTTCTATCTCTACGCATAATACAGACAGAGATAATCACCTGAGATCCGCAGAGTTCTTTAACGCAGAAGCAAATCCTACCATCACTTTTGAATCTTCAGCCCTAAACAACGAAGTAACAGGAAATCTTACCATCAACGGAATTACAAAGCCTGTAACATTAGACGTTGATTTTAACGGAATCAATGTAGATCCTTGGGGAAATACAAAAGCTGGTTTTTCTTTTGAAGGGAAAATTAACAGAAAGGATTTCGGACTGAACTGGAATGCAGCTCTTGAAGCAGGAGGTGTAATGGTAAGTGAAGAAGTGAAAATCGCCGGGGAATTACAGTTTGTAAAACAGGCATAA
- a CDS encoding S9 family peptidase, protein MKLYKFSLLMLFLGNYAFAQTQKFTMAEAVNGLRSNLAVKNISQFSWSGDGKSYIQAVKGGYLITDLKTTKQDTLLSLTQLNRNLADNKLKAVPQIKFISNSKGYFNAEGKITWIEKSGSDWKIKNQFAMDQNASDLKLFGDNQTFAFTVKNNLFINKNGKNIAVTNDTDENILNGASNVHRNEFGIDTGIFPAPNSESVAFYRMDQTMVADYPIIDWSVTPAVNHNIKYPMAGQTSHQVTLGVFNIKNQSTTFLKIEGEKDQYLTAVTWSPDSKYIFVGVLNRGQNHLTMNQYDAATGNFIKTLFEETSDKYVEPQHPLIFFPNSNTDFIWQSQRTGYNHLFHYSLEKGLVAQITKGDWLVTDILGFNEKKKEIYFASTKETPLEKHLYRINWINFKMQRLDNADGIHTGILSSDGNHLYDIYSNANTPRVANIINTNNLKSNTILTAENPLKNYQRPEIKNVTLKADDGTLLYGKIILPTNFDASKKYPVIVYLYNGPHLQLITNSFPASGNLWYEYMAQNGYIIFTMDGRGSANRGLKFEQAVFRNLGTTEMNDQMKGVDYLKSLPYVDSERMGIHGWSFGGFMTTSFMLRHPEVFKVGVAGGPVIDWSMYEIMYGERYMDTPQENPQGYAKANLLDKVQNLKGKLLMIHGAQDDVVVWQHSVKFIKSAVDNGVQVDYFVYPGHPHNVIGKDRVHLMQKVTDYFDLYLKK, encoded by the coding sequence ATGAAATTATATAAATTTTCTTTACTGATGCTGTTTCTGGGGAATTATGCATTCGCCCAGACTCAGAAATTTACGATGGCAGAGGCTGTTAATGGGTTGAGAAGTAATCTTGCAGTGAAAAATATTTCCCAGTTTTCATGGTCCGGTGACGGAAAATCCTATATTCAGGCAGTGAAAGGCGGTTATCTCATTACCGATCTGAAAACAACTAAACAGGACACTCTCTTATCTTTAACACAATTAAACAGAAATCTTGCCGATAATAAATTAAAAGCGGTTCCGCAGATCAAGTTCATCAGCAATTCCAAAGGCTATTTTAATGCTGAAGGGAAAATAACCTGGATTGAAAAATCCGGGAGCGACTGGAAAATAAAAAATCAGTTCGCGATGGATCAGAATGCCTCAGATCTGAAACTTTTCGGGGACAACCAGACTTTTGCCTTTACGGTAAAGAATAATTTATTTATCAATAAAAATGGTAAAAACATCGCCGTAACAAATGATACGGATGAAAATATCCTGAACGGGGCATCCAATGTTCACCGTAATGAATTCGGGATTGATACCGGAATTTTTCCGGCACCGAATTCTGAAAGTGTAGCTTTCTATAGAATGGATCAGACCATGGTTGCAGATTACCCGATCATCGACTGGTCTGTAACACCTGCTGTCAATCACAATATCAAATATCCGATGGCAGGACAGACTTCCCATCAGGTGACTTTGGGAGTATTTAATATCAAAAATCAGTCAACCACATTTTTGAAAATTGAAGGTGAAAAAGACCAATATTTAACGGCGGTTACCTGGAGCCCGGATTCTAAATATATTTTTGTAGGCGTGCTAAACAGAGGGCAGAATCACCTTACAATGAATCAGTATGATGCGGCAACAGGAAATTTTATAAAAACATTATTTGAAGAAACCAGCGATAAATACGTAGAACCTCAGCATCCGCTTATCTTCTTCCCGAATTCCAACACGGATTTTATCTGGCAGAGCCAGAGAACAGGCTACAACCATTTGTTTCATTACAGCCTGGAAAAAGGTCTTGTTGCTCAGATTACCAAAGGAGACTGGCTGGTTACGGATATTTTAGGTTTTAATGAAAAGAAAAAAGAAATTTATTTTGCTTCCACCAAAGAAACTCCATTGGAGAAACATTTGTACAGAATCAACTGGATCAATTTCAAAATGCAGCGGCTGGATAATGCGGATGGTATTCATACAGGAATTTTAAGCAGTGACGGAAACCATTTGTATGATATTTACAGCAATGCGAATACGCCGAGGGTAGCGAATATCATCAATACAAATAACCTGAAATCAAATACTATTTTAACAGCTGAAAATCCGCTGAAAAATTACCAGCGACCGGAAATTAAGAATGTAACGTTAAAAGCTGACGACGGGACTCTGTTATATGGCAAAATCATCCTTCCGACCAATTTTGATGCATCTAAAAAATATCCGGTTATCGTTTATTTATACAATGGCCCGCATTTACAGTTAATTACCAATTCATTTCCGGCATCCGGGAATCTTTGGTACGAATATATGGCGCAGAACGGATATATCATCTTCACGATGGATGGAAGGGGTTCCGCAAACAGAGGCTTAAAGTTTGAGCAGGCTGTTTTCAGAAACCTGGGAACTACCGAGATGAATGACCAGATGAAAGGAGTTGATTACCTGAAATCATTACCGTATGTTGATTCTGAGCGGATGGGAATTCACGGATGGAGCTTCGGAGGATTTATGACAACCAGCTTTATGCTTCGTCATCCTGAAGTGTTTAAAGTGGGCGTTGCAGGCGGTCCGGTGATCGACTGGAGCATGTATGAGATCATGTACGGGGAACGATACATGGATACGCCGCAGGAAAATCCGCAAGGATATGCAAAAGCCAATCTTCTGGATAAAGTACAGAATCTCAAAGGAAAGCTGTTAATGATTCACGGAGCGCAGGACGATGTGGTGGTATGGCAGCATTCGGTTAAATTTATCAAATCTGCTGTTGATAACGGGGTACAGGTAGATTATTTTGTATATCCGGGACATCCGCACAATGTAATCGGAAAAGACAGAGTACACCTTATGCAGAAAGTAACGGATTATTTTGATTTATATCTGAAAAAATAA
- a CDS encoding acyltransferase family protein → MNFIKKDRVHFHTFDSLRFLSFLLVFLHHSPVPENSFLHYFAKEGGIGVSFFFVLSGFLITYILIVEKINTDGKIDLKKFFLRRILRIWPLYYAMVLFAFCTPFVLDFFHISYSNEGYEPNWFLTCAFLENYMQMWTGTFPNVSPLNVIWSLCIEEHFYIFWGLSFYWISLKNIPKMLLGCIVFSFVMQAVYQHYGIITLDLFTNIHYFAFGGIPAYIFVFRKNIIKKLEQIPAIYKYFYALSVLTIIVLTANTRIISDPKVISLLLSILFSGLILLTLGNKNTFKIPDNSILAKLGKYTYGLYLLHTIFIMFFVNTGSLLQWNWIIIVLLSFISSVIFSILSYHLFEKQFLKLKSKV, encoded by the coding sequence ATGAATTTTATAAAAAAAGACAGAGTACACTTTCATACGTTTGATTCGTTGAGGTTTCTGTCTTTTTTGTTGGTCTTTCTGCACCATTCACCGGTTCCTGAAAATAGTTTTCTTCATTATTTTGCTAAAGAAGGGGGAATTGGTGTTTCTTTTTTCTTTGTACTGAGTGGATTTTTAATTACCTATATTCTTATTGTTGAGAAAATAAATACTGATGGGAAAATTGACCTGAAAAAGTTTTTTTTAAGAAGAATATTAAGAATCTGGCCTTTGTATTATGCCATGGTTTTATTTGCATTCTGCACGCCTTTTGTCCTTGATTTTTTTCACATTTCCTATTCCAATGAAGGATATGAACCCAATTGGTTTTTAACATGTGCTTTCCTGGAAAATTACATGCAGATGTGGACGGGCACGTTCCCTAATGTTTCGCCGTTAAACGTCATCTGGTCGCTTTGTATCGAAGAACATTTTTATATCTTTTGGGGACTGTCCTTTTACTGGATTTCGTTAAAAAATATCCCGAAAATGCTCTTAGGGTGTATTGTTTTTTCATTTGTGATGCAGGCTGTATATCAACATTACGGGATCATTACGCTGGATCTTTTTACCAATATTCATTATTTTGCTTTCGGTGGAATTCCGGCTTATATTTTTGTTTTCAGAAAGAATATTATTAAAAAGCTGGAACAGATTCCCGCAATTTACAAATACTTCTATGCGTTATCTGTTCTTACAATAATTGTTCTGACAGCGAATACCCGTATCATATCTGATCCTAAAGTAATCTCATTGCTGCTGAGTATTTTGTTTTCAGGATTGATCCTGTTGACACTGGGAAATAAAAATACATTTAAGATTCCAGATAATAGTATACTGGCAAAATTGGGAAAATATACGTACGGCTTGTATTTATTGCACACGATTTTCATTATGTTTTTTGTAAATACAGGAAGTTTACTTCAATGGAATTGGATCATTATTGTGCTCCTGTCATTCATCTCTTCAGTCATTTTTTCTATATTATCCTATCATCTTTTCGAGAAGCAGTTTCTGAAACTGAAAAGCAAGGTGTAG
- a CDS encoding LLM class flavin-dependent oxidoreductase gives MELGIGMFGDLAVEQSTGKYKDAGIKIREIIDQVKLMDEVGIDVFAMGEHHRPDYAVSSPEIVLAAAASVTRNIKLASGVTVLSSSEPVKVYEDFATIDLISDGRAEIFVGRGSFIESFPLYGYSLNDYEELFDEKLELLLKINSEENVSWSGKLRAPMQNQTVYPRAKNEGRLPIWRAVGGTPKSVLSAAKLGMPLVVAIIGGMPIQFKNLIDFYKQEYLKAGHPESEMQIAIHSHTFVSEDQAVIDGYFHNYKSQMDRIGSARGWAPYTKMQYEGGRSKDGALFIGNTSEVADKIAYMKEIFGITRFIGHMDVGAPENEVMMKSIELFGEKVGPQVR, from the coding sequence ATGGAATTAGGTATCGGAATGTTTGGCGATCTGGCAGTAGAACAGTCAACCGGAAAATATAAAGATGCGGGAATTAAAATCCGTGAAATAATAGATCAGGTAAAATTAATGGATGAAGTGGGAATTGATGTTTTTGCTATGGGTGAACATCACCGTCCTGACTATGCGGTTTCATCGCCGGAAATTGTGCTGGCTGCAGCGGCAAGTGTTACCAGAAATATAAAGCTTGCAAGTGGAGTAACGGTTTTAAGCTCCTCTGAACCCGTAAAAGTATATGAAGATTTTGCAACAATCGACTTGATTTCAGACGGACGTGCGGAAATTTTCGTGGGCCGTGGGAGCTTCATTGAATCTTTTCCGCTCTACGGATATTCTTTGAATGATTACGAAGAGCTCTTCGATGAAAAACTGGAATTGCTTTTAAAGATCAATTCAGAAGAAAACGTTTCCTGGTCTGGAAAACTTCGTGCACCCATGCAGAATCAGACTGTTTACCCAAGAGCTAAAAATGAAGGAAGGCTTCCGATCTGGAGAGCCGTTGGCGGCACACCGAAGTCTGTTTTAAGCGCTGCAAAATTGGGAATGCCTCTGGTTGTTGCGATCATTGGCGGAATGCCGATACAGTTTAAAAATCTGATCGATTTTTATAAACAGGAATATCTGAAAGCCGGCCATCCGGAATCTGAAATGCAGATTGCCATTCACTCGCATACTTTTGTAAGTGAAGATCAGGCGGTAATAGACGGATATTTCCACAACTATAAGTCGCAAATGGACAGAATTGGTTCTGCAAGAGGCTGGGCGCCGTACACCAAAATGCAGTATGAAGGTGGAAGAAGCAAAGACGGTGCATTATTCATTGGGAATACTAGTGAAGTTGCTGATAAAATTGCTTACATGAAAGAGATTTTCGGGATTACGAGATTCATCGGGCATATGGACGTCGGAGCTCCGGAAAACGAAGTCATGATGAAATCCATCGAATTGTTCGGTGAAAAAGTCGGTCCACAGGTAAGATAA
- a CDS encoding PH domain-containing protein, producing the protein MQNIPLILKPGKVKSSILLVISIGFVVLGISLLDRNMLIAILNIVFFGLCFIVFLLNLIPGSSYLKIDEKGIEMKNLFRTTFIPWQAVSSFETKWVAFNKLVIFNLNKNLAGEKLKRRQGGFPDTYGMSADKLAELLNEYKAKFDLSA; encoded by the coding sequence ATGCAAAATATACCTCTTATTTTAAAACCAGGAAAAGTAAAAAGCAGTATTTTACTAGTCATCAGCATCGGATTTGTTGTTTTAGGAATCTCTCTTCTGGATAGAAATATGCTCATTGCAATTCTGAATATTGTGTTTTTCGGTCTCTGTTTTATCGTTTTTCTTCTTAATCTTATTCCCGGTTCCTCTTATCTTAAAATTGATGAAAAAGGAATTGAAATGAAAAACCTTTTCAGGACGACATTTATTCCATGGCAGGCGGTGAGTTCTTTTGAAACAAAATGGGTGGCCTTTAATAAGCTTGTGATTTTTAACCTGAATAAAAATCTCGCCGGAGAAAAGCTGAAGCGCCGACAGGGAGGCTTTCCAGACACCTACGGAATGTCTGCAGACAAGCTTGCCGAACTTCTGAATGAATATAAAGCAAAGTTTGATCTTTCCGCTTAA
- a CDS encoding AAA family ATPase has translation MIPIQLTLEGIYSYQERQKIDFENLTAAGLFGIFGAVGSGKSSILEAISFALYGETERLNARDRRTYNMMNLKSNRSYIEFDFISSENKKYRATREFKRNSKNFEDVKTPSVTFYEWKNNNWIPLDHSNAEQIVGLSYANFKRTIIIPQGQFKEFLELGAADRTNMMKEIFGLQRFDLQNNVSLINAKNRSELDQLEGQLKGFEEVNEEKISSIKETLNQEQEKYQAVLKQFQETENTYSRLKSLKEDFEVLEEKKAHFQKLSEQKENVDLLETKTELYDRISRIFIPLFSEKNKLVKEIEEQARLKEHQLAIVKNTELQFEKLKNKLAAIQPQYEVLHQSKLQENDLGMILQMIKVSDEIKILKERTENGSQKVTEVQAVQKQIQEKIEELFKKSEALKPGKIDPGLLLSVGNWFLEQKKLKENLNIQIKKADAKKNEIISISEELTFLKINPENFKDDFRIQAENLENQKRKLYEKRNQLEVQQKLSHFASELHDGEACPLCGSLEHPNMMQYHDVTSELHDIQQQMDQLDHQKEDIQKKLSAAEKVLDRRKIFEEQLKYEEDQAKQIQIEIEKHLKSFTWKEFNADHEADFEEQRQRSFTIEKLLEELNEQISTEQKNLDKERNNLDNYNKALEKFRLDEAKKEEQIKTNEANLKILEWKNYTGKTAQEVEEIFHKLSESNRETEQNYNQLIKEEKEISPKLAEQKTIVSQLEKRISELEQEMAGNMLLIETALAEQQFDQHKVLEILAEKIDVQEAKGLIEEFKIKFQTLKNSITELEQKLKNFAFDQEEFSAVESRFASLETEVKTANDTIVKIKSEIERLEKEFKKKEDLLKLLSQLKKRAENLKIMTNLFKGAGFVQYVSSIYLRQLCDHANVRFHRMTRNQLSLQLNDNNEFEIIDYLNEGRSRSVKTLSGGQAFQVSLSLALALAESVQSNAKAEKNFFFIDEGFGTQDLESVNIVFETLVNLQKENRIVGIISHVEELKEKIPVSLNIIKDEEKGSQIEIV, from the coding sequence ATGATTCCAATTCAGCTAACTTTAGAAGGTATTTATTCTTACCAGGAACGTCAGAAAATAGATTTTGAAAATCTTACGGCAGCAGGACTATTCGGTATTTTCGGAGCCGTAGGTTCAGGAAAATCTTCAATCCTGGAGGCTATTTCATTTGCACTCTACGGTGAAACCGAGCGACTTAATGCCCGCGACCGACGTACTTACAATATGATGAACCTGAAATCAAACCGATCTTATATCGAATTTGATTTTATAAGCTCTGAAAATAAAAAATACCGCGCGACACGTGAATTTAAAAGGAATTCTAAAAATTTTGAAGATGTAAAAACACCGTCGGTCACATTTTATGAGTGGAAAAACAATAATTGGATCCCGCTTGATCATTCAAATGCAGAACAGATTGTAGGATTAAGCTATGCTAATTTTAAAAGGACGATTATTATTCCTCAGGGACAATTTAAAGAATTTCTGGAACTGGGAGCTGCCGACAGGACAAATATGATGAAAGAGATCTTCGGGCTCCAGCGCTTTGATCTTCAAAACAATGTTTCGCTTATTAATGCTAAAAACCGCTCAGAACTTGATCAGCTGGAAGGACAACTGAAAGGGTTTGAAGAGGTAAATGAAGAAAAGATTTCATCAATTAAAGAAACCCTCAACCAGGAACAGGAAAAATACCAAGCAGTATTGAAACAATTCCAGGAGACAGAAAACACCTATTCCAGGCTGAAGAGTTTAAAAGAAGACTTTGAAGTACTGGAAGAGAAGAAAGCCCATTTTCAAAAGCTTTCCGAACAAAAAGAAAATGTTGATCTTCTGGAAACAAAAACGGAACTCTATGACCGGATATCCCGGATATTTATCCCTTTGTTTTCTGAAAAAAACAAGCTGGTAAAAGAGATTGAAGAACAAGCCCGGCTCAAAGAACACCAGCTGGCCATTGTAAAAAACACGGAGCTTCAATTTGAAAAGCTGAAAAATAAACTTGCTGCAATACAGCCTCAGTACGAAGTCCTGCATCAATCTAAACTCCAGGAAAATGATTTGGGCATGATCCTGCAAATGATAAAAGTTTCCGATGAAATTAAAATCCTGAAGGAAAGAACTGAAAACGGATCCCAAAAGGTAACAGAAGTGCAAGCCGTTCAGAAACAGATTCAGGAAAAAATAGAAGAGCTTTTTAAAAAATCTGAAGCTTTAAAGCCCGGAAAAATTGATCCCGGATTACTTTTGAGCGTAGGAAACTGGTTTCTGGAACAGAAAAAATTAAAAGAAAACCTGAACATCCAAATCAAAAAAGCTGATGCTAAAAAAAATGAAATTATTTCTATTTCCGAAGAGCTCACATTTTTAAAAATTAATCCTGAAAACTTTAAAGACGATTTCAGGATTCAGGCTGAAAATCTGGAAAATCAGAAAAGAAAACTGTATGAAAAACGGAATCAGCTGGAAGTTCAGCAGAAACTTTCTCATTTTGCCAGCGAACTGCATGACGGAGAAGCCTGTCCGCTTTGCGGCTCTCTGGAACATCCGAATATGATGCAATATCATGACGTAACGTCAGAATTACATGACATTCAGCAGCAAATGGATCAGCTGGATCATCAGAAAGAAGACATTCAGAAAAAATTATCAGCAGCGGAGAAAGTTCTTGACCGTAGGAAAATCTTTGAAGAACAGCTGAAATATGAGGAAGATCAGGCAAAACAGATTCAGATTGAGATCGAAAAGCATCTTAAAAGTTTTACCTGGAAAGAATTTAATGCAGACCATGAAGCTGATTTTGAAGAACAGAGACAACGTTCTTTCACTATCGAAAAGCTTCTGGAAGAACTGAATGAGCAAATCAGTACGGAACAGAAAAACCTGGACAAAGAAAGAAACAATCTCGACAACTACAATAAGGCACTGGAAAAATTCCGGCTGGACGAAGCGAAAAAAGAAGAACAGATCAAAACCAATGAAGCCAACCTGAAAATTCTGGAATGGAAAAATTATACTGGTAAAACAGCTCAGGAAGTGGAAGAAATTTTTCACAAGCTCTCCGAATCCAATCGCGAGACGGAGCAGAATTATAATCAGTTAATTAAAGAAGAAAAAGAAATTTCGCCCAAACTGGCAGAGCAGAAAACCATTGTGAGTCAGTTGGAAAAACGGATCTCCGAATTGGAACAGGAAATGGCAGGCAATATGCTTTTAATTGAAACAGCATTAGCCGAACAGCAATTTGACCAGCATAAAGTGCTGGAAATTCTGGCAGAGAAAATTGATGTTCAGGAGGCAAAAGGTCTTATTGAGGAATTTAAAATTAAGTTTCAAACCTTAAAAAACAGCATCACTGAGCTTGAACAAAAATTAAAAAATTTCGCCTTTGACCAGGAAGAGTTTTCAGCGGTTGAAAGCCGGTTTGCCTCCCTTGAAACAGAAGTAAAAACTGCTAACGACACTATTGTAAAAATTAAATCCGAAATTGAAAGGCTGGAGAAAGAATTTAAGAAAAAAGAAGATCTTCTAAAGCTTTTATCACAGCTTAAGAAACGGGCGGAAAATCTTAAAATCATGACAAATCTCTTTAAAGGTGCGGGATTTGTGCAGTATGTTTCATCCATTTACCTTCGGCAGCTTTGTGACCATGCGAATGTACGCTTTCACAGGATGACACGAAATCAGCTGAGCCTGCAGCTCAATGATAACAATGAATTTGAAATCATCGATTACCTCAACGAAGGCCGCAGCAGAAGCGTGAAAACCCTATCCGGCGGACAGGCCTTTCAGGTCTCGCTGAGTCTGGCTCTGGCATTGGCAGAGAGTGTTCAGAGCAATGCAAAAGCGGAAAAAAATTTCTTCTTTATCGATGAAGGTTTCGGGACGCAGGATCTGGAATCGGTAAATATTGTTTTTGAAACCCTTGTGAATCTTCAGAAAGAAAACAGAATTGTGGGCATCATTTCCCATGTGGAAGAGCTGAAAGAAAAAATCCCCGTATCGCTGAACATCATTAAGGATGAAGAAAAAGGCAGCCAGATTGAAATTGTATAA
- a CDS encoding metallophosphoesterase family protein: MKILHTADWHLGKRLDRFSRLEEQVLVMEELIQTADEKNIDLVLIAGDLFDNFNPGVEAVELFYKTLKRLSLNGKRPVIAISGNHDSPNLIDAPDPLARECGIILIGHPKAIITPFELEHFNISKAAEGFIELTFKNHDFPVRILHTPYANEMRLKQYFGEQKEAELNNVLAEHWQKNANEFCDEKGVNLLMTHLYMNKKGTPLLDEPEGEKPLKIGNADLIYSDIIPPQIQYTALGHLHRFQNIGTDEKPVVYSSSPLCYSFSEAGQTKYISIVEAEPGKAVRFERIPIKNGKCLERKSFDSIKKTVEWLTTNQGTFVELTLESETFLTADERKRLYQSHNGIVHLIPKVKNQELNETKLRDINLNQDIQSLFRDYFKSKNAGQDANEELINLFNEILNP, from the coding sequence ATGAAAATTCTGCATACTGCCGACTGGCATTTGGGTAAACGTCTCGACCGCTTTTCAAGGCTGGAAGAGCAGGTTTTGGTAATGGAAGAGCTTATACAGACTGCCGATGAAAAAAATATTGATCTTGTTCTGATTGCCGGAGATTTGTTTGATAACTTCAATCCCGGTGTTGAAGCCGTAGAGTTATTTTATAAAACTTTAAAAAGATTGTCGTTAAACGGAAAACGGCCTGTGATTGCTATTTCAGGAAACCATGATTCTCCCAACCTTATTGACGCGCCGGATCCTTTGGCCCGTGAATGCGGAATTATCCTTATTGGCCATCCCAAAGCCATAATCACTCCTTTTGAACTGGAGCATTTTAACATTTCAAAAGCTGCGGAAGGATTCATTGAACTTACCTTCAAAAATCATGACTTTCCTGTAAGAATTCTTCATACACCGTATGCTAACGAAATGAGGCTGAAACAATATTTCGGTGAGCAAAAAGAAGCAGAACTGAACAACGTTCTTGCAGAACACTGGCAGAAAAATGCCAATGAGTTCTGTGATGAAAAAGGAGTGAATCTGCTCATGACCCATTTGTACATGAATAAAAAAGGCACACCCCTTCTGGACGAACCGGAAGGTGAAAAACCCCTTAAAATAGGGAATGCCGACCTGATCTATTCTGACATTATTCCTCCACAGATTCAATACACAGCACTTGGTCACCTGCACCGTTTTCAAAATATCGGGACCGATGAAAAGCCGGTTGTCTACTCATCTTCTCCCCTTTGCTATAGCTTCAGTGAGGCAGGACAGACCAAATATATCTCCATTGTTGAAGCCGAGCCGGGCAAAGCCGTCCGGTTTGAAAGAATCCCGATTAAAAACGGTAAATGCCTGGAAAGAAAAAGCTTTGACTCTATCAAGAAAACAGTGGAGTGGCTCACCACAAACCAGGGAACTTTTGTAGAACTTACTCTTGAAAGTGAGACCTTTCTAACAGCCGATGAAAGAAAACGGCTATACCAATCGCACAACGGAATTGTACACCTCATCCCGAAAGTTAAAAATCAGGAATTGAATGAAACCAAGCTTCGTGATATTAATCTCAATCAGGATATCCAGTCTTTGTTCAGAGATTATTTTAAATCTAAAAACGCTGGCCAGGATGCCAATGAAGAGCTAATCAATCTGTTTAACGAAATTCTTAACCCTTAG
- a CDS encoding VF530 family DNA-binding protein: MEQQSKDPLHGKRLDAILEELVEYYNGFERLGEQINIKCFTDNPSISSSLKFLRKTPWARTKVESLYLFMLREKKRKETRGQK, encoded by the coding sequence ATGGAACAGCAATCAAAAGATCCTCTTCACGGAAAAAGACTTGATGCCATTCTTGAAGAACTGGTAGAATATTACAACGGCTTTGAAAGACTTGGCGAGCAAATCAATATCAAATGTTTTACGGATAACCCAAGCATCAGCTCATCACTGAAGTTTTTAAGGAAAACTCCATGGGCAAGGACAAAAGTAGAAAGCCTCTATCTCTTTATGTTGAGAGAGAAAAAAAGAAAAGAAACAAGAGGACAGAAGTAG